Proteins found in one Candidatus Micrarchaeia archaeon genomic segment:
- a CDS encoding endonuclease Q family protein, producing the protein AKHIHALETGLSADPPMLWRISALDKYNLISNSDCHSPEKLGRELNLLELENLSYKNILQALRTKNEKNRLIKTYEFYPEEGKYHIDGHRLCNIILNPSESKKYNNICPVCRKPLTLGVLHRVDDLADRELGKKPSTAVPFQHLVPLKQIIAKVLNKGENTKAVEDEYFKLVKYFGTEFKVLTASKENLDLADNSNISEAIWRAQNENLTVIPGYDGVFGKIEFREELNKEKTKRPKQDTLFDY; encoded by the coding sequence AGCAAAACACATTCATGCTTTAGAAACAGGTTTAAGTGCAGATCCACCTATGCTTTGGAGAATTTCTGCTTTAGATAAATATAATTTAATATCAAACTCAGATTGTCATTCTCCTGAAAAATTAGGCAGAGAATTAAACTTATTAGAATTAGAAAATTTATCATATAAAAACATTTTACAAGCTTTAAGAACTAAAAATGAAAAAAATAGACTTATCAAAACATATGAATTTTATCCAGAAGAAGGTAAATACCATATTGACGGTCACAGACTTTGTAATATTATTCTAAATCCCTCAGAAAGCAAGAAGTATAATAATATTTGTCCTGTTTGTAGAAAACCTTTAACATTGGGAGTATTACACAGAGTAGATGATTTAGCAGATAGAGAACTTGGAAAAAAACCATCAACTGCTGTTCCTTTTCAGCATTTAGTTCCATTAAAACAAATAATTGCTAAAGTATTAAACAAAGGAGAAAATACTAAAGCAGTTGAAGATGAATATTTCAAATTAGTAAAATATTTTGGAACTGAATTTAAAGTTTTAACTGCTTCAAAAGAAAATTTAGATTTAGCTGATAATTCAAACATTTCAGAGGCAATTTGGAGAGCGCAAAATGAAAATTTAACAGTCATTCCAGGCTATGATGGTGTTTTTGGTAAAATAGAATTTAGAGAAGAATTAAATAAAGAAAAAACAAAGCGCCCAAAACAAGATACTTTATTTGATTACTAG